Proteins encoded together in one Nostoc sp. PCC 7524 window:
- the rimP gene encoding ribosome maturation factor RimP, with protein sequence MAHPLVPQITDLAIPVAEQLGLEVVGIVFHTNQRPPVLRVDIRNPQQDTGLDDCERMSRALETSLDAAEIIPDAYVLEVSSPGISRQLVTDREFISFKGFPVIVSTAPPHEGQQEWNGQLIRRDETKVYLNQKGRVIEIPRSLITRVQLDERR encoded by the coding sequence ATGGCTCATCCTCTAGTTCCACAAATTACAGATTTGGCAATACCAGTAGCAGAACAACTGGGTTTAGAAGTCGTTGGCATTGTTTTTCACACCAACCAACGCCCACCAGTATTGCGGGTAGATATCCGCAATCCCCAGCAAGATACCGGTTTGGATGATTGTGAGCGCATGAGCCGTGCTTTAGAAACATCCTTAGATGCTGCGGAGATCATTCCAGATGCTTATGTTTTGGAAGTGTCTAGTCCTGGTATTTCGAGGCAACTTGTAACCGACAGGGAATTTATTTCCTTTAAAGGATTTCCTGTCATTGTCTCCACTGCCCCACCCCACGAAGGACAACAAGAGTGGAATGGTCAATTGATTCGCCGGGATGAGACAAAAGTTTACTTAAATCAGAAAGGTCGTGTCATCGAAATTCCTCGCTCCCTAATTACCAGGGTGCAGTTAGATGAGCGCCGATAA
- the nusA gene encoding transcription termination factor NusA produces MSMVSLPGLKDLIESISRERNLPRLAVQSAIREALLKGYERYRRAQNLERKQFDEDYFDNFEVELDIDGEGFRVLSTKTIVEEVNNTDHQISLDEVQQVAPEAQLGDSVVLDVTPDQGEFGRMAAMQTKQVLAQKLRDQQRQMVQEEFQDLEGTVLQARVLRFERQSVILAVSSGFGQPEVEAELPKREQLPNDNYRANATFKVYLKKVSQGQQRGPQLLVSRADAGLVVYLFANEVPEIEDEVVRIVAVAREANPPSRYVGPRTKIAVDTLDRDVDPVGACIGARGSRIQVVVNELRGEKIDVIRWSPDPATYIANALSPARVDEVRLMDPETRQTHVLVAEDQLSLAIGKEGQNVRLAARLTGWKIDIKDKAKYDHAGEDAKFAAARAQYKLEEDEIELEELEDEENQTEELEELEELEDEALDTEYDDE; encoded by the coding sequence ATGTCAATGGTGAGTTTACCAGGATTAAAAGATTTAATTGAAAGTATTAGTCGTGAACGTAATTTACCTCGGTTAGCAGTGCAATCAGCAATTAGAGAAGCACTCCTCAAAGGCTATGAACGTTACCGTCGCGCTCAAAACTTAGAACGCAAGCAGTTCGATGAAGATTATTTCGACAACTTTGAAGTCGAACTCGATATTGACGGAGAAGGTTTTCGCGTGCTTTCCACAAAAACTATTGTGGAAGAAGTGAATAATACTGATCATCAAATCTCTTTAGATGAAGTACAACAAGTAGCTCCAGAAGCGCAGTTAGGCGACTCTGTAGTTCTGGATGTTACCCCAGATCAGGGAGAGTTTGGGCGCATGGCAGCAATGCAAACCAAGCAGGTGCTAGCCCAAAAACTGCGGGATCAACAGCGCCAGATGGTACAAGAAGAGTTCCAAGATTTAGAAGGGACGGTACTACAAGCCAGAGTTTTAAGATTTGAGCGCCAGTCAGTAATTTTGGCAGTCAGTAGCGGTTTTGGTCAACCAGAAGTAGAAGCTGAACTACCAAAGCGGGAACAACTACCAAACGATAACTATCGTGCTAATGCTACATTTAAGGTGTATCTTAAAAAAGTTTCCCAAGGACAACAACGTGGGCCACAACTCCTCGTATCTCGCGCTGATGCTGGGTTAGTAGTTTACTTATTTGCCAACGAAGTCCCAGAGATTGAAGACGAAGTAGTAAGAATTGTTGCCGTAGCACGGGAAGCCAATCCTCCCTCCCGATATGTAGGCCCACGGACTAAAATAGCTGTAGATACCCTTGATCGAGATGTAGACCCAGTAGGCGCGTGTATTGGTGCTAGAGGATCACGGATTCAGGTAGTAGTGAACGAATTACGCGGTGAAAAAATAGACGTAATTCGTTGGTCTCCAGACCCAGCAACATATATTGCCAATGCTTTGAGTCCAGCGAGAGTAGACGAAGTGCGGCTCATGGACCCTGAAACCCGACAAACTCACGTATTAGTAGCTGAAGATCAACTGAGTTTAGCCATCGGTAAAGAAGGGCAAAATGTCCGTTTGGCAGCCCGCTTAACTGGTTGGAAAATCGACATTAAAGACAAAGCCAAATATGATCACGCAGGAGAAGATGCCAAATTCGCTGCTGCCCGCGCCCAATATAAACTAGAGGAAGATGAAATAGAACTAGAGGAGCTAGAGGATGAAGAAAATCAAACAGAAGAACTAGAAGAACTAGAAGAATTAGAAGATGAAGCTTTAGATACTGAATATGATGACGAGTAA
- a CDS encoding YlxR family protein: MKPNYRRCVSCRKVGLKEEFWRIVRVFPSGKVQLDEGMGRSAYICPNHSCLQAAQKKNRLGRSLRASVPETLYQTLWQHLAQKNPQNQNLG; the protein is encoded by the coding sequence ATGAAACCCAACTATCGGCGTTGTGTTAGTTGCCGCAAAGTAGGCTTAAAAGAAGAGTTTTGGCGGATTGTCCGAGTATTTCCTTCGGGAAAGGTACAATTGGATGAGGGCATGGGGCGTTCAGCTTACATTTGCCCAAACCATAGCTGCTTGCAAGCAGCGCAGAAAAAAAATAGACTAGGGCGATCGCTACGTGCATCAGTACCAGAAACACTGTACCAGACATTGTGGCAACATCTAGCCCAAAAAAATCCCCAAAATCAAAATTTAGGTTGA